Sequence from the Prunus persica cultivar Lovell chromosome G5, Prunus_persica_NCBIv2, whole genome shotgun sequence genome:
ACTGTccacaaaccaaaccaaaactGAACCATTATGTTGAAAATTCAATATCTTAAGTTTTCCTACACTCactcagcaaccaaaagcgCACACGCGaacatatacacatatatatacatatgtaatgaagaagaagaacttgTTTGCCTGAtagagattgttgtcgcgAAGATGAGCGACGATGAGCGAATTGATTTGTCTGTGGAGCTTGGCATCTTGCAGAACCTGCTCCAAGCTGCTGTTCTCCATTTCTGGCTAAAACCCTTTCGCCCAAACCCAAAGTTTATGCCTTTATGTTTCGTCGTTCGGGAAAAAACGACGTGTCGTGAAGCTATGAATATATGCAAACCAAATAATTGTAGGCCTATACCtaaaaaagaatcaaactTGTGTATCACAATATAAGACAATCTCACAAAATTGAATAAAGGAAAGGGAGATGGCCCTAATGCGAACTGTGCAAGTGTGAGACggaagatgatgaataataattgccaaaaagaataaaataccAATTTATGTTATAATCTGGTGGTTAGAGCAAAAGATTTGGACAAATTGCAAAGACCCAAATGCACCACATCTCTTTCCCAGTGCACAAGTTGTTGAATTTGCTCTCCACCGACACTGAAGGATGCCTTATGGCCCACAGTCTTTGCTGTCTGCCTTAGATGTCCTTTTATTATATGGTTTTAAGTTGGTTTTCAGTAATATATATGCTATGTTTTTTCTCTGTTCCAAAAATGTCCCTCACTATGAAAGTTCTACACTTTCCAATAAAACCTAGTCAAACCCACTCTCATATGGGAAGATTTATGGGTATGTTCGATAACATTTTAAGgggttgtttttatttttagagaaTAAAAATGAGGCAAAAACACGTTTGATAgctcaaaaatagaaaatactaagaatgttttcataaaatgaaaataaattcatgtgTACttatagaaaatagaaaaaagttgttttcattctcatgggaaacattttcataaaaataacacACATATGATTTTAAATTGTACTACCAAACacgtttttattgtttttattttatgaagatattttctaattaatctaccagacgtatttttatttcttaaaaatacattttcattttctcgtTTTCATTctatgaaaatattatctgaaaataCTCTCTAAAAATAATACCAGACCGGCCTAAATTTCATGACAAATATCTTTCCAGTTAGCTGAAAACTGGAAAGGGTACAAATGGAATTAAGGTGTGCATGCTGTGACACAGGACAAAACTTGAGTGACATTAACTGGATCGATTTCTTCCTCAAAGCAGTGATTAGAGTGAGCTTTAAAAAGTCACTTGCCATGTGAAAAGAAAGCCAGCCACGCCCAGTTGGCCAGCtccacatctctctctctctgtctctctctgtctctgtctctctctctctctctctctctctctctctgttttctggGCAGATCTTGAGTTAAATCAATAAACATCACTGTTAAAACTAAATCTGCATCAACAAATGGAGCCTCGGTGCTTATCAGACACTGGATCCATAGTCAAGCTCAGCAGCTTTGCCATTTTGCTTGTCTTTTTGCTTTCATGCTTCAGTTTTACTTCTACAGGTCAGTGCCCATGTCTGCTTTTTGGCCCACGGTTCCAAATTTAGTTTCTTGAaagtgtttttcttgttttctatttCTGGGTTTTAGTTATTTACCTGTTACTTGTTTTGGTATTCGAAGAATTTAACTTTCAAAGATATGATTGGATGGTAGGTAATTCCTTTatgaaatttgagttttttgcggtttttttattcttcctAAATTTGGAGAGGTGAAGCATGGAGTGATTGATATTTCCTATTAAATTCGATCTCTTCTAGTCCTTTATTATTGCTTTCACCGGAGGGAATGGAATCTAGCTGAATTTCAGATATTAGCTAGAGATAAAAGATTCTAACAATTAAGCTACAGAAGTTACAGAGTGTACTAATATCGACAAGCTGGAAATTTTTGTTGATATGTAGTGAAGCAGCAGTATAATTGccttgatatattttttttcgtaATTCATATCATAGAAAGAAAATTTAGAAGGACTAAAGTTTTGACAAGTAAATCGTGTacttataataaatttttgaGGATTGATGTATTGAGCTGTGTTTTGCTCGATGTTTCTGCAGAAGCCTATGATGCCCTTGATCCAACCGGGAATATCACAATTAAATGGGATGTCATTAGTTGGACTCCAGATGGCTATGTTGTAAGTATTAATGAGCAGATCATTCCTTTTATGTGATAATGCTGCCTTTATTTGATGCTTTCTAAGCATGGGCTATCATTGGATTGACTCAGCTTAAAGCTTTATCTCGGTTATATATATCAATTTTAAACTAAATTTTCGTGTTTTCAAAAGATGCAAAGTTAATTTGTTCATATTCTCACTggatttttaatgttttcttgAAACTCAATCAAGAAAAGAGGAACCAGGTTTGGAATTAGAATTATATTCCATCtgtgttttgttgtttatgtCAATGGTGTAACTATATTAGTAGTGCTAGATATCGCGGAGAACCTCATTTAGTACTCCCTGACCTGACTGATCATTTCAATCACCTTGTAGTTCTATTTCCCGAGATATAATCctttatttgtgtttttccTTGACTTTCTGATACAAATTGTATTATTTGAAATGGCAGGCTGTTGTTACAATGTTTAACTTCCAGCAGTATCGACATATACAAACACCAGGCTGGACATTAGGATGGACATGGGCAAAAAAGGAAGTAATTTGGAGCATGGTGGGAGCACAAACCACCGAGCAAGGGGATTGTTCAAGATACAAAGGGAATGTCCCACATTGCTGTAAGAAGGATCCAACAGTTGTGGATTTGTTGCCAGGAACCCCTTACAACCAGCAGATTGCAAATTGCTGCAAAGGGGGAGTAATGAACTCATGGATCCAGGACCCAGCCAATGCTATAAGTTCGTTCCAGATCAGTGTGGGTGCTGCAGGAACAACTAACAAAACTGTCAGACTGCCGAAAAACTTCACCTTGAAAGCACCTGGGCCTGGATATTCTTGTGGGATAGCAAAGATTGTAAAACCAACCAGATTTCTAACAGCGGATAAAAGGAGATGGACCCAAGCCATGAGTAAGTACACAAAACTACCCTCTCCCCCTGGTACCACAAAGAAGaatagagaagaaaagagcTTTGACTGAGTTAATTGCTAAGGCATTTACAGTAACCCAGAGTTACTATAGTGTTACTCTGGACTGAGAACATAAGCCATCGGTTTATGACATAGATGTGGTCAAGGATGGAACTACACTATGGCTAGATTGGGCTCTAGCCTAGTGcaaagtttgggaaaaaagaaatttaatactaatttttAGGCACTACACCTCGTTTTACAAAAATTAGCCCAATCCATCTAAGCAAAAATTAGCATGTCCTATCCAAACAGATCTCCAGTTAGCTTCAAGTTTTCTCCTATGAGAAAATAAATGGAATTTTATTTAGATCCTTATCCATATAAGAAATAATAGCCCAcccctataaaaatttatggtTCCGTCCTTGGATGCGGTATCTGTTAACATATCAATAGGAATAGTTTCAGCTTAGGATTAAAAAATTGTGTAGTTTCAAGCTGCTCTTCAAATGTTCCAAGTGAAAGATGCAATTGGAACGATAAATACAGTCTTATACTTTAAAAtatgggaaaagaaaatttcatgCTTTATTTAACTTTGACATCCTCTTCTGGCAGTGACCTGGAACGTTACTTGCACATACTCGCAATTCCTGGCTCAAAAGACACCCACTTGTTgtgtttctctctcctccttctATAATGAGACCATAGTAAGCTGCCCCACTTGTGCCTGTGGCTGCCAGAACAACGCTACAGACCCTGGGAGctgtgtagagtaagtgttCTAATTCATATATTTGTTGCATTTCTCAATCTTCTTTTTCAGAGGCAGAGTTTGCAGTGATACTAAATCAtaaatattttctcttttgctgATACTGCTTTGCAGGCCGAACAATCCATATTTAGCTTCAGCTGTATCAGGTCCTGGAAAATCTACTAATGCTCCTCTGGTCCAGTGTACTAGCCATATGTGTCCAGTCCGAGTCCATTGGCATGTGAAGATCAATTACAAGGAGTACTGGAGAGTGAAAGTCACAATtacaaatttcaattacaGAATGAACTACACGCTGTGGAATCTTGTTGTGCAACATCCCAACTTTGATAATTTGACCAAGATTTTCAGCTTCAATTACAAATCCCTAACTCCTTATGCTGGCTTAAGTAAGTTTTTTGTTGCCCTTCATCAATTTGTGTGAAGTagatttttaataattttcaaatcaaTATATTATCAATGCAGTTCTTTGGGCTTTCATTGACATAAAGTTTGGCAATACAAATTTTGGTTGTGCAGATGACACTGCCATGTTGTGGGGAGTAAAGTTTTATAACGATTTGCTCACACAAGCTGGCCCTCTTGGAAATGTGCAGTCAGAGCTCCTATTTCGAAAGGATGCatcaactttcacttttgaaaaggGATGGGCTTTTCCTCGAAGGATTTATTTTAATGGTGACAATTGTGTCATGCCACCTCCAGATGCCTATCCATGGTTGCCAAATTCCAGTCCCAAACAAGTCATTTCCATACTTCATCCCGCCATCACCATCTTCGTATCTCTGCTATTCTTATTGGCTTATGCATAGTGATTGTGCCTGGGCCAGACAACAATAGCTATCTGTTTTTTCATTACATTGTAGAATTTTCGATCAAGTTCAAGTTGCACTAAAGCATATTGAAATCCAGTTGATGGGGTCAAATGTGTTACTGCTGTGACTTCTAGCTATACAAGTGGTTCAGGTGCGCTACGGCTTGACTGTCACGACAAAATTCTGTTTCAATATCTGTTACACGTATTAACACTTTATTCTTTtactgttgtttttgtttaaatttagCCGTTGTACGATTATTTAGAATGATCCAGTGAATATGTTCTTAGCATTATATGATATTTcagaagaaatcaaagttgATGTATGATTTTTGTTCAAAGAGTTGTATAACagtgtttatattattt
This genomic interval carries:
- the LOC18776020 gene encoding protein COBRA yields the protein MEPRCLSDTGSIVKLSSFAILLVFLLSCFSFTSTEAYDALDPTGNITIKWDVISWTPDGYVAVVTMFNFQQYRHIQTPGWTLGWTWAKKEVIWSMVGAQTTEQGDCSRYKGNVPHCCKKDPTVVDLLPGTPYNQQIANCCKGGVMNSWIQDPANAISSFQISVGAAGTTNKTVRLPKNFTLKAPGPGYSCGIAKIVKPTRFLTADKRRWTQAMMTWNVTCTYSQFLAQKTPTCCVSLSSFYNETIVSCPTCACGCQNNATDPGSCVEPNNPYLASAVSGPGKSTNAPLVQCTSHMCPVRVHWHVKINYKEYWRVKVTITNFNYRMNYTLWNLVVQHPNFDNLTKIFSFNYKSLTPYAGLNDTAMLWGVKFYNDLLTQAGPLGNVQSELLFRKDASTFTFEKGWAFPRRIYFNGDNCVMPPPDAYPWLPNSSPKQVISILHPAITIFVSLLFLLAYA